Proteins from a single region of Cetobacterium somerae ATCC BAA-474:
- a CDS encoding DUF1576 domain-containing protein has product MDNFKGNRSKKIWLLTEVVAGILFAMFVYFVLRGKENVLAGFIRILTSPTVLITDFLVIGGMGATFLNAFLIFIFNYTLMRLLGTPLNGIAIASFFTVFGFSFFGKNILNILPFYVGGILYSKYEHIDFKDILVTISFTSALAPFISEVAFNIHVLSEYAYINAIVLGIVIGFIVTPLAKKMAGFHEGFNLYNLGFTGGILGAVIASVLKLYQFVVVPQRIISTEHDLELKVISSGVFLSLIFIGYYINNKSFSGYKTLLKDTGLKSDFVIKYGYGLTFINMGIMGFVAMMYPILLGQTLNGPLLAGILTIVGFSAYGKTILNITPILFGVFLGKFGSTTDGFTIALSGLFGTSLAPIAGVYGPIWGVVAGMLHIAVVQSIGVIHGGLNLYNNGFSAGIIAGFLLPIINTTKESVNKRRAKYLQRQKALHDLIRKTEDNLNEKW; this is encoded by the coding sequence TTGGATAATTTTAAAGGGAATAGAAGCAAAAAGATTTGGCTTCTAACAGAAGTAGTAGCAGGAATACTTTTTGCTATGTTTGTTTATTTTGTTTTAAGAGGGAAAGAAAATGTATTAGCAGGATTTATAAGAATTCTGACATCTCCAACGGTATTGATAACTGATTTTTTAGTTATTGGTGGAATGGGAGCGACATTTTTAAACGCTTTTTTAATTTTTATATTTAACTATACTTTAATGAGGCTTCTAGGAACTCCGTTAAATGGTATAGCAATAGCATCATTTTTTACAGTATTTGGATTTTCCTTTTTTGGAAAAAATATTTTAAATATTTTACCATTTTATGTTGGTGGAATTCTTTACTCAAAGTATGAGCACATAGACTTTAAAGATATTTTAGTAACAATATCTTTTACAAGTGCACTAGCTCCATTTATAAGTGAAGTTGCTTTTAATATTCATGTATTAAGTGAATATGCATATATAAATGCAATTGTTTTAGGTATTGTAATTGGATTTATTGTAACACCATTAGCTAAAAAAATGGCAGGATTTCATGAAGGATTCAATCTTTATAATCTAGGATTTACTGGAGGAATATTAGGAGCTGTAATAGCTTCAGTTTTAAAGCTTTACCAATTTGTTGTTGTTCCTCAAAGAATAATTTCAACAGAACACGATTTAGAACTAAAAGTTATATCTAGTGGAGTGTTTTTATCATTAATATTTATAGGTTACTACATAAATAATAAAAGTTTTTCAGGGTATAAGACATTATTAAAAGATACGGGATTAAAAAGTGATTTTGTTATAAAATATGGATATGGACTTACTTTTATAAATATGGGAATTATGGGGTTTGTAGCTATGATGTATCCAATTTTATTAGGTCAAACTTTAAATGGTCCTTTATTAGCAGGAATATTAACAATAGTTGGATTCTCAGCTTATGGAAAAACAATTTTAAATATAACTCCGATACTATTTGGTGTATTTTTAGGAAAGTTTGGAAGTACTACAGATGGCTTTACAATAGCTTTATCAGGGTTATTTGGAACTTCTTTAGCTCCAATTGCAGGTGTGTATGGACCTATATGGGGAGTTGTAGCAGGAATGTTACATATAGCTGTAGTCCAAAGTATTGGTGTAATTCATGGAGGACTTAATCTTTATAATAATGGATTTTCAGCTGGAATTATAGCTGGTTTCTTATTACCAATAATAAATACAACTAAAGAAAGTGTAAATAAAAGAAGAGCTAAATATCTTCAAAGACAAAAAGCGTTGCATGATTTAATTAGAAAAACAGAGGATAATCTTAATGAAAAATGGTAG
- a CDS encoding carbohydrate kinase translates to MTNREKEILKWIEENPFISQSELAEKADIARSSVAVHISNLIKKGKIIGKGYIIQKKSFVSVIGGTNIDISAQSYSSLKDYDSNPGKVSTSFGGVGRNIADNLSRLNQDVELITVLGDDFNGEEIKRNCKSLGINISNSLTIPNSPTSTYISILDDNNDMKLAISAMDLYDNLSIDFIKSKKEILDESKLCIIDTNIPKETIEYIVNNFSIPLFLDCVSTTKALKIKEFIGKFHTIKPNQLEAETLSGISIIDQTSLQECANFFIQKGVKQVFISLGEKGVFYSNGEICGHMKPFRTKVINTTGAGDAFMSGIAYSYLENLDIIESCKNGIACAAIAISSEKTISDNMSLENINRIKEENL, encoded by the coding sequence ATGACCAACAGAGAAAAAGAAATTTTAAAGTGGATTGAAGAAAATCCTTTTATATCTCAATCTGAATTAGCAGAAAAAGCTGATATTGCTCGTTCATCTGTTGCAGTACATATTTCTAACTTAATAAAAAAAGGTAAAATAATTGGAAAAGGATATATTATACAAAAAAAATCTTTCGTTTCTGTTATTGGTGGAACTAATATTGATATTTCAGCTCAATCTTATTCATCTTTAAAAGACTACGATTCTAATCCTGGGAAAGTTAGCACATCTTTTGGTGGAGTTGGAAGAAATATTGCAGATAATTTATCAAGATTAAATCAAGATGTTGAACTAATAACAGTATTAGGTGATGATTTTAACGGTGAAGAAATTAAAAGAAATTGTAAGTCTTTAGGAATAAATATATCTAACTCCTTAACAATTCCAAATTCACCAACATCAACTTATATATCAATTTTAGATGATAATAATGATATGAAACTAGCTATATCAGCTATGGATCTCTATGATAACCTTTCGATAGATTTTATTAAATCTAAGAAAGAGATTTTAGATGAATCAAAGCTATGTATAATTGACACTAATATACCAAAAGAAACTATTGAATATATAGTTAATAATTTTTCAATTCCATTATTTTTAGATTGTGTTTCTACAACTAAAGCTTTAAAAATAAAAGAATTTATTGGAAAATTCCACACTATAAAGCCTAATCAACTTGAAGCTGAAACACTTTCTGGCATAAGTATTATAGATCAAACTTCATTACAAGAATGTGCTAATTTCTTCATTCAAAAAGGAGTTAAGCAAGTTTTTATCTCTTTAGGTGAAAAAGGCGTGTTCTACTCTAATGGAGAAATATGCGGTCATATGAAACCATTTAGAACAAAAGTTATAAATACTACTGGTGCTGGTGATGCTTTTATGTCTGGAATCGCCTATAGTTACTTAGAAAATTTAGATATTATTGAAAGTTGTAAAAATGGTATTGCATGTGCTGCAATAGCTATTTCAAGTGAAAAAACAATAAGTGATAACATGTCTTTAGAAAATATTAATAGAATCAAGGAGGAAAATTTATGA
- a CDS encoding pseudouridine-5'-phosphate glycosidase, which translates to MNLAKYLEISKEVREALENNKPVVALESTIISHGMPYPQNVETALKVEEIVRENGAVPATIAILNGKLKVGLSKEEVDYLGKKGLEVTKASRRDIPAILASEDDGATTVASTMIIAALAGIKVFATGGIGGVHRGAETTMDISADLEELAMTDVAVVCAGAKSILDIGLTLEFLETKGVPVLGYQTKELPAFYTRKSGFKVDYKMDTPEQIAKTLKAKWDVNLKGGVVIANPIPEEFAMDFDTITNAINNAVAEAEEKGIKGKDSTPFLLAKVKDITKGKSLESNIQLVFNNAKLASEIAKNYCEL; encoded by the coding sequence ATGAATTTAGCAAAATATTTAGAAATTTCAAAAGAAGTTAGGGAAGCATTAGAAAATAACAAACCAGTTGTTGCTCTTGAGTCAACTATAATATCTCACGGTATGCCTTATCCACAAAATGTTGAGACTGCTTTAAAAGTTGAAGAAATTGTTAGAGAAAATGGTGCTGTACCTGCCACTATCGCTATTCTAAATGGAAAACTTAAAGTTGGTTTAAGTAAAGAAGAGGTTGATTACTTAGGAAAAAAAGGATTAGAAGTTACTAAAGCTAGTAGAAGAGATATTCCTGCTATATTAGCTTCTGAAGATGATGGTGCTACAACTGTTGCATCTACTATGATTATTGCAGCTCTTGCTGGTATTAAAGTATTTGCTACAGGAGGTATTGGTGGAGTTCATAGAGGAGCTGAAACAACAATGGACATCTCTGCTGATTTAGAAGAGTTAGCTATGACTGATGTAGCTGTTGTTTGTGCTGGAGCTAAATCAATTCTTGATATTGGTTTAACACTTGAATTCTTAGAAACAAAAGGTGTTCCTGTTCTAGGTTACCAAACAAAAGAATTACCCGCTTTCTATACTAGAAAAAGTGGATTTAAAGTAGATTATAAAATGGATACACCTGAGCAGATTGCTAAAACTTTAAAGGCTAAATGGGATGTTAACTTAAAAGGAGGAGTTGTTATTGCAAATCCAATTCCTGAAGAGTTTGCTATGGATTTTGATACAATTACTAATGCTATCAACAACGCTGTTGCTGAGGCTGAAGAAAAAGGTATCAAAGGAAAAGATAGTACTCCATTCCTACTTGCTAAAGTTAAAGATATTACAAAAGGAAAGAGTTTAGAATCTAATATTCAATTAGTTTTCAATAATGCTAAACTGGCTTCTGAAATAGCTAAAAATTATTGCGAATTATAA
- the spoVG gene encoding septation regulator SpoVG, whose translation MRITDVRLRTVKNENELKLKAYADVTFEECFVIHGLKVIDGQKGMFVAMPSRKMPDGEYKDIAHPITPELRKDITDSVIAKYKEVMSQEITPIEVVEEEIVEE comes from the coding sequence ATGAGAATTACAGATGTAAGATTGAGAACAGTGAAAAATGAAAACGAACTTAAGTTAAAAGCTTATGCAGATGTTACTTTTGAAGAATGTTTTGTAATTCATGGATTAAAAGTAATTGATGGTCAAAAAGGAATGTTTGTTGCTATGCCTTCAAGAAAAATGCCTGATGGAGAATACAAGGATATAGCTCACCCGATAACACCTGAACTTAGAAAGGATATAACAGATTCTGTTATAGCTAAGTATAAAGAGGTTATGTCGCAGGAAATAACACCAATAGAAGTAGTAGAAGAAGAAATTGTAGAAGAATAA
- the ispE gene encoding 4-(cytidine 5'-diphospho)-2-C-methyl-D-erythritol kinase, which translates to MKIFNLQSNAKINIGLNIVGVLENGYHLLDMTMIPIDLCDNLIIKVEDKSGDLKIKTNKKDIPVDSSNILYKIYIKFYEKVKLAPLSMEVFLEKIIPHQAGLGGGSSNGAIFLNFLNKFHGNILSFGELVELGKSIGADIPFFILNKPSRVQGIGEKLQEIENNLKVSLVIIKPPFGVSTVEAYKQMKNIDNPRKSNIDNIIQGLKENDLSLVEEYIENNLEEALLKSDKNLIEFRNKLKEVEELKFFMSGSGSAFYAFLIEDIDEKISKLRHRFNDCEIFLCNFK; encoded by the coding sequence ATGAAAATATTTAATCTTCAATCAAATGCTAAAATAAATATTGGTTTAAATATAGTTGGTGTCTTAGAAAATGGATATCATCTTTTAGATATGACTATGATACCGATTGATTTATGTGATAATTTAATAATAAAAGTTGAAGATAAAAGTGGTGATTTAAAAATAAAAACAAATAAAAAGGATATTCCAGTAGATTCAAGTAATATTCTTTATAAAATATATATAAAATTTTATGAAAAAGTAAAATTAGCTCCTTTAAGTATGGAAGTTTTTTTAGAAAAGATTATTCCACATCAAGCAGGATTAGGTGGTGGGAGTTCCAATGGAGCGATATTTTTAAATTTTTTAAATAAATTTCATGGTAATATCTTATCTTTTGGAGAGTTGGTAGAATTAGGGAAAAGTATAGGAGCAGATATTCCTTTTTTTATACTAAATAAACCTTCAAGAGTTCAAGGAATAGGTGAAAAACTACAAGAAATTGAAAATAATTTAAAAGTTTCTTTGGTTATAATTAAACCTCCTTTTGGAGTATCTACAGTTGAAGCTTATAAACAAATGAAAAATATAGATAATCCTAGAAAATCAAATATAGATAATATAATACAAGGTTTGAAGGAAAATGATTTATCATTAGTTGAAGAATATATTGAAAATAATTTAGAAGAAGCACTGTTAAAATCAGATAAAAATTTGATTGAGTTTAGAAATAAACTAAAAGAAGTAGAAGAGTTAAAGTTTTTTATGTCAGGAAGTGGAAGTGCATTTTATGCATTTTTAATAGAGGATATTGATGAGAAAATTAGTAAACTAAGACACAGATTTAACGATTGCGAGATATTTCTTTGCAATTTTAAATAA
- a CDS encoding RNA-binding S4 domain-containing protein yields MRLDKFLKVSRIIKRRPVAKIVVDGGKAKLNGKVAKASTEVKVGMELELEYYNKYFKFKILEVPEGNVAKSKTSELVELLDSKGIVIDLDGEEDIF; encoded by the coding sequence ATGAGATTAGACAAGTTTTTAAAAGTAAGTAGAATAATAAAAAGAAGACCAGTTGCTAAAATAGTAGTTGATGGTGGGAAAGCAAAATTAAATGGTAAGGTAGCAAAAGCTAGTACTGAAGTTAAAGTTGGAATGGAATTAGAGCTTGAGTATTATAATAAATATTTTAAATTTAAAATATTGGAGGTACCAGAAGGAAATGTAGCTAAGAGCAAAACATCTGAATTAGTAGAATTACTAGATAGTAAGGGTATAGTTATTGATTTAGATGGTGAGGAGGATATATTTTAA
- the mazG gene encoding nucleoside triphosphate pyrophosphohydrolase: MKKFDEFVEIIKKLREPNGCPWDREQTLESLKPHLLEETYEVLEAMDEGGEKLKGELGDLLLQVVFQSNICEEKGEFKIEDVIDGISEKMIRRHPHVFGNGIDVKTSDEVLINWEKIKKDEKEHAERISILDGVPKGMSALLRAEKLQKKASKVGFDWPEIHGVIDKVEEEIDELRDEVMVGDEKKAREELGDLFFALVNLSRHLGINPELCLNEASNKFERRFRYVEKNCNVEEATLEEMDRVWEEAKK, from the coding sequence ATGAAAAAGTTTGATGAATTTGTAGAAATTATAAAAAAATTAAGAGAACCAAATGGTTGTCCTTGGGATAGAGAGCAAACTTTAGAAAGTTTAAAGCCTCATTTATTAGAAGAAACATATGAAGTTTTAGAAGCTATGGATGAGGGAGGAGAAAAGCTAAAAGGTGAGTTAGGAGACCTGTTACTTCAAGTAGTTTTTCAATCTAATATATGTGAAGAAAAAGGTGAATTTAAAATAGAAGATGTCATTGATGGTATCTCAGAAAAAATGATAAGAAGACATCCGCATGTTTTTGGAAATGGGATAGATGTAAAGACATCAGATGAAGTTTTAATTAATTGGGAAAAAATAAAAAAAGATGAAAAAGAGCATGCAGAAAGAATCTCTATTTTAGATGGAGTTCCAAAGGGAATGTCAGCACTTTTAAGAGCTGAAAAACTTCAAAAAAAAGCATCTAAGGTAGGATTTGACTGGCCTGAAATTCATGGAGTTATAGATAAAGTAGAAGAAGAGATAGATGAATTGAGAGATGAAGTTATGGTTGGAGATGAGAAAAAAGCTAGAGAAGAGCTAGGAGATTTATTCTTTGCTTTAGTTAATTTATCTAGGCATTTAGGAATAAATCCTGAGCTTTGTTTAAATGAAGCGTCTAATAAATTCGAGAGACGTTTTAGGTATGTTGAAAAGAATTGTAATGTGGAAGAAGCAACTCTTGAGGAGATGGATAGAGTTTGGGAAGAGGCTAAAAAATAA
- the mfd gene encoding transcription-repair coupling factor — MFRKDIPKFLIENKNSVVYIGSSNKNIDIYFENLIDQNEIDLIELSNIQEEDDYYKVNYQLLESLKSNKKLIILTSLEGLLTEYSLNSDILTLTLGTGITRKSLIELLEKNGYKKNYLVEKRMEFSVRGDIVDIFPLNGENPIRIEYFGDEIDRITYFSIFDQKSFEKISRINMYINKNNLLKIDFIKLLEKLKENRVCDIYLENSEILNYKLEEAIVRERDKEQQIRELYEKIERVSKKIDVIKSEGDTERVKSLNKKDGIKYENISQIREGDYIIHENYGVGIYLGIQEIDGKDYLAIRYADEDRLFVPIEGLNKIERFLVSTGKTPELYNLGRRGFKRRREKLEEDMLKFAKEIVEIQARRALRTGYKFSPDTVWQEEFEEKFPYIETRDQKNAIKDVKRDMESSKVMDRIVCGDVGYGKTEVAIRAAFKCVMDGKQVLIVAPTTVLAQQHYDRFVERYEDYPITLELLSRLSGDKEQKEIIKKVENGSVDIVIGTHRVLSGDLKFKNLGLIIVDEEQKFGVKDKEKLKKMKNNVDMLTLTATPIPRTLNYALLGIRDISVIETAPEGRVPVETSFINDNKKDIRESIMKEIAREGQVFYIFNRVKRIEDKLNDLKKILPKFVTIDYIHGKMTPKNIKEKLKKFQDGDIDILLSTTIIENGIDIENANTILIEGIDKLGLSQVYQLRGRVGRGKRKGYCYLIVDKEKKLGKKASERKETLKDIGEFGGGFKLSLEDMRIRGAGEILGDKQHGALETFGYNLYTKLLQEEIAKVKGDYKEDFETKIILKEDSYIPRDYIEGDERLIIYRRLVDTRDLEKLSEIKAELIDRFGELPKEVVSLLRYLEIKILAKDLKIEEIVEKDEEYFLKFNNDYVNFEKLMKLIEEKKARYSQKEGGLYYFEDILKFLYWYKGDDDLNEKV; from the coding sequence ATGTTTAGAAAAGATATTCCAAAATTTTTAATAGAGAATAAAAATAGTGTAGTATATATAGGGTCTTCTAATAAAAATATAGATATTTATTTTGAAAATCTAATTGATCAAAACGAAATAGATTTAATTGAACTTTCAAATATACAAGAGGAAGATGATTATTATAAAGTAAACTATCAACTTTTAGAAAGTTTAAAAAGTAATAAAAAATTAATAATTTTAACATCTTTAGAAGGACTTTTAACAGAATACTCTTTAAATAGTGATATCTTAACTTTAACACTAGGAACTGGAATAACGAGAAAAAGTCTTATAGAGCTTTTAGAGAAAAACGGATATAAGAAAAATTATTTAGTAGAAAAAAGAATGGAATTTTCAGTTAGAGGAGATATTGTGGATATATTTCCTTTAAATGGAGAAAATCCAATTAGAATAGAGTACTTTGGAGATGAAATTGATAGAATAACATATTTTTCTATTTTTGATCAAAAAAGTTTTGAAAAAATAAGCAGAATAAATATGTATATAAACAAAAATAATTTATTAAAAATAGATTTTATAAAGCTCTTAGAAAAATTAAAAGAGAATAGAGTATGTGATATTTATTTAGAAAATTCTGAAATATTAAATTATAAATTAGAAGAAGCTATAGTAAGAGAAAGAGATAAAGAACAACAAATAAGAGAGTTGTACGAAAAAATAGAGAGAGTTTCTAAAAAAATAGATGTAATTAAAAGTGAAGGAGACACTGAAAGAGTAAAGTCTTTAAATAAAAAAGATGGAATAAAATATGAAAATATCTCTCAGATAAGAGAGGGAGATTATATTATTCATGAAAACTATGGTGTTGGAATTTATTTAGGAATTCAAGAGATTGATGGAAAGGATTACTTGGCGATAAGATATGCAGATGAAGATAGACTTTTTGTTCCTATTGAAGGATTAAATAAAATAGAACGATTTTTAGTATCAACTGGAAAAACCCCAGAATTGTATAACTTAGGAAGAAGAGGATTTAAAAGAAGAAGAGAAAAATTAGAAGAGGATATGCTTAAATTTGCGAAAGAGATTGTAGAGATTCAAGCTAGAAGAGCTCTTCGTACAGGTTATAAATTTTCTCCAGACACAGTTTGGCAAGAGGAGTTTGAAGAGAAGTTTCCATACATAGAAACTAGAGATCAAAAGAATGCTATAAAAGATGTTAAAAGAGATATGGAGTCCTCAAAAGTTATGGATAGAATTGTGTGTGGAGATGTAGGATATGGAAAGACAGAAGTAGCTATAAGAGCAGCATTTAAATGTGTTATGGATGGAAAACAAGTTTTAATAGTAGCACCAACAACAGTTTTAGCTCAACAACACTATGATAGATTTGTAGAAAGGTATGAAGATTATCCAATAACACTTGAACTATTAAGCCGATTAAGTGGAGATAAAGAACAAAAAGAGATAATAAAAAAGGTTGAAAATGGAAGTGTAGATATTGTTATTGGAACTCATAGAGTTTTATCTGGAGACCTAAAGTTTAAAAATTTAGGACTTATTATAGTTGATGAGGAACAAAAATTTGGAGTAAAAGATAAAGAAAAACTAAAAAAAATGAAAAATAATGTAGATATGTTAACTTTGACAGCAACTCCTATTCCGAGAACTTTAAATTATGCGTTATTGGGAATTAGAGATATATCTGTTATAGAAACTGCCCCTGAGGGAAGAGTTCCTGTAGAAACTAGTTTTATAAATGATAATAAGAAAGATATTAGAGAATCTATTATGAAAGAGATAGCACGAGAAGGACAAGTTTTTTATATATTTAATAGAGTTAAAAGAATAGAGGATAAATTAAATGATTTAAAGAAAATTTTACCTAAATTTGTAACTATAGATTATATTCATGGAAAAATGACTCCTAAAAATATAAAAGAGAAGTTAAAAAAATTTCAAGATGGAGATATTGATATTTTATTGAGTACTACAATTATAGAAAATGGAATTGATATAGAGAATGCAAATACCATTTTAATAGAAGGAATTGATAAATTAGGACTTTCTCAAGTTTATCAACTGCGTGGAAGAGTGGGGAGAGGAAAAAGAAAAGGTTATTGTTATTTAATAGTTGATAAGGAAAAGAAGCTAGGTAAAAAAGCTTCAGAGAGAAAAGAAACTTTAAAAGATATAGGAGAGTTTGGAGGAGGTTTTAAACTTTCTTTAGAAGATATGAGAATAAGAGGAGCAGGTGAAATACTGGGAGATAAGCAACATGGTGCCTTAGAAACTTTTGGATATAATCTATATACAAAATTATTACAAGAGGAAATAGCTAAAGTAAAAGGAGATTATAAAGAGGATTTTGAAACAAAAATTATTTTGAAAGAGGATTCGTATATTCCAAGAGATTATATAGAGGGAGATGAAAGATTAATAATCTATAGAAGATTAGTTGATACAAGGGATTTAGAAAAACTGTCAGAGATAAAAGCAGAATTAATAGATAGATTTGGTGAACTCCCTAAAGAAGTAGTAAGTTTATTAAGATATTTAGAGATAAAAATATTGGCTAAAGATTTAAAAATTGAAGAAATAGTAGAAAAAGATGAAGAGTATTTCTTAAAATTTAATAATGATTATGTAAATTTTGAAAAATTAATGAAGCTAATTGAGGAAAAAAAAGCTAGATATTCTCAAAAAGAGGGTGGATTATATTATTTTGAAGATATTTTAAAATTTTTATATTGGTATAAGGGAGATGATGATTTAAATGAAAAAGTTTGA
- a CDS encoding 2-hydroxycarboxylate transporter family protein has protein sequence MAQKNFKELFDPRQSKWSGLSIQMFLGLLAIVALTVYVPFGGKEAAFLRGNFLVIFGILAVFGILFGEIGDRIPIWNDYIGGGTVLVFFASAVMGTYNLVPAKVLKAIDVFYGEQPVNFLELFIPALIVGSVLTVNRKTLLQSIAGYIPLILIGVAGATLGGVGAGLLFGKEPLDIIMNYVLPIMGGGTGAGAIPMSEMWAQKTGGNPKDWFAFAISILTIANVIAIFTGAFLKELGKKHPGLTGNGNLILDDTKEAVKEEAGPKVVVTAKDIASAFIFIGVLFMFSHISGVIWTSLKFPFEMHRLAFLVIYSIILNILNVVPAALKAGAKEIQAYFSKYTIWVLMGAVGFGTDVQEIINSLSIANLVIALAIVLGAVILIMLASKKMKFYPVEAAITAGLCMANRGGSGDIAVLGAADRMELISFAQISSRVGGAMMLILGSMVFGFFA, from the coding sequence ATGGCACAAAAAAATTTCAAAGAACTGTTTGATCCAAGACAGTCAAAGTGGAGCGGATTATCAATTCAGATGTTCCTAGGTTTATTAGCAATAGTTGCATTAACTGTGTATGTACCTTTTGGTGGAAAAGAAGCAGCTTTTTTAAGAGGTAACTTTCTAGTAATATTCGGTATATTAGCAGTATTTGGTATCTTATTTGGAGAAATTGGTGATAGAATTCCAATATGGAATGACTACATTGGTGGAGGAACAGTTCTAGTATTCTTTGCATCGGCAGTAATGGGTACTTATAATTTAGTTCCAGCAAAAGTTTTAAAAGCAATTGATGTTTTCTATGGTGAGCAACCAGTAAACTTCTTGGAGTTATTTATTCCAGCTTTAATAGTTGGTTCAGTTTTAACAGTAAATAGAAAAACACTTCTTCAATCAATAGCTGGTTATATTCCATTAATTTTAATTGGAGTAGCTGGAGCTACATTAGGTGGAGTAGGAGCTGGACTTTTATTTGGAAAAGAGCCTTTAGATATTATCATGAACTATGTTTTACCTATAATGGGTGGAGGAACTGGAGCAGGAGCTATTCCTATGTCAGAGATGTGGGCTCAAAAAACTGGTGGAAATCCAAAAGATTGGTTTGCATTTGCAATTTCAATTTTAACAATAGCTAACGTTATAGCTATATTTACAGGAGCATTCTTAAAAGAACTTGGAAAGAAACATCCAGGATTAACAGGAAATGGAAATTTAATATTAGATGATACTAAAGAAGCTGTAAAAGAGGAAGCAGGACCTAAAGTTGTAGTTACTGCAAAAGATATCGCATCAGCGTTCATTTTCATCGGAGTATTATTTATGTTCTCACATATATCAGGAGTAATTTGGACTTCATTAAAGTTCCCATTTGAAATGCATAGATTAGCATTCTTAGTAATTTACTCTATCATTTTAAATATATTAAACGTTGTTCCTGCAGCATTAAAAGCTGGAGCAAAAGAGATTCAAGCGTACTTCTCTAAATATACAATTTGGGTATTAATGGGAGCAGTAGGATTTGGAACAGATGTACAGGAGATTATAAACTCTTTATCTATAGCTAACTTAGTAATCGCTTTAGCAATCGTTTTAGGAGCAGTAATATTAATTATGTTAGCGTCTAAAAAGATGAAATTCTATCCAGTAGAAGCAGCTATTACAGCAGGATTATGTATGGCTAATAGAGGAGGATCTGGAGATATCGCAGTTCTTGGAGCAGCAGATAGAATGGAACTTATTTCTTTCGCACAAATCTCTTCAAGAGTAGGAGGAGCAATGATGCTTATCCTAGGATCTATGGTATTTGGATTCTTTGCATAA